Proteins from a single region of Parambassis ranga chromosome 16, fParRan2.1, whole genome shotgun sequence:
- the twist1b gene encoding twist-related protein 1b produces the protein MSEENLGEESGSSPVSPVDSLSNSEGELDRQPKRSGRKRRPSRKNGEDSDSPTPGKRGKKSNSSSPQSLEDLQSQRVMANVRERQRTQSLNEAFAALRKIIPTLPSDKLSKIQTLKLAVRYIDFLCQVLQSDELDSKMSSCSYVAHERLSYAFSVWRMEGAWSMSTSH, from the coding sequence ATGTCTGAGGAAAATCTGGGGGAAGAGTCGGGCAGCTCCCCTGTCTCTCCTGTGGACAGTCTAAGCAACAGCGAGGGGGAGCTGGACAGACAGCCGAAGAGATctgggagaaagaggagaccGAGCAGGAAAAACGGGGAGGACTCAGATAGCCCGACCCCTGGGAAAAGAGGGAAGAagtccaacagcagcagcccccAGTCTTTAGAGGATCTCCAGTCGCAGCGGGTCATGGCCAACGTCCGGGAGCGACAGAGGACGCAGTCTCTTAACGAAGCCTTCGCTGCTTTGCGGAAAATTATCCCCACTTTGCCCTCGGACAAACTCAGCAAAATACAGACTCTAAAACTTGCAGTCAGATACATCGACTTCCTCTGCCAGGTGCTGCAGAGCGACGAGCTGGACTCCAAAATGTCAAGTTGTAGTTATGTAGCTCATGAGAGGCTGAGCTACGCCTTCTCTGTGTGGAGGATGGAGGGCGCTTGGTCCATGTCAACATCTCACTAA